One window of Streptomyces sp. FIT100 genomic DNA carries:
- the carB gene encoding carbamoyl-phosphate synthase large subunit, whose protein sequence is MPKRTDIQSVLVIGSGPIVIGQAAEFDYSGTQACRVLKSEGLRVILVNSNPATIMTDPEIADATYVEPITPDFVEKIIAKERPDALLPTLGGQTALNTAISLHENGVLDKYGVELIGANVEAIHKGEDRDQFKTVVEAVKARIGHGESARSVICHSMDDVLKGVETLGGYPVVVRPSFTMGGAGSGFAYDEDELRRIAGQGLTLSPTTEVLLEESILGWKEYELELMRDKHDNVVVVCSIENFDPMGVHTGDSITVAPAMTLTDREYQILRDIGIAVIREVGVDTGGCNIQFAVNPDDGRIIVIEMNPRVSRSSALASKATGFPIAKIAARLAVGYTLDEIPNDITEETPASFEPTLDYVVVKAPRFAFEKFPQADSTLTTTMKSVGEAMAIGRNFTEALQKALRSLEKKGSQFDFTGPVGDKDDLLGESVRPTDGRINTVMQAIRAGATPQEIFDATKIDPWFVDQLFLIKELADELAEAEELDPELLGEAKRHGFSDAQIAAVRGLREEVVREVRHALGIRPVYKTVDTCAAEFAAKTPYFYSSYDEENEVAPREKPAVIILGSGPNRIGQGIEFDYSCVHASFALSDAGYETVMVNCNPETVSTDYDTSDRLYFEPLTLEDVLEIVHAETLAGPVAGVVVQLGGQTPLGLSQALKDNGVPIVGTSPEAIHAAEDRGAFGRVLADAGLPAPKHGTATTFSEAKAIADEIGYPVLVRPSYVLGGRGMEIVYDETRLQTYIAESTEIGPDRPVLVDRFLDDAIEIDVDALYDGTELYLGGVMEHIEEAGIHSGDSACALPPITLGGFDIKRLRASTEAIARGVGVRGLINIQFAMAGDILYVLEANPRASRTVPFTSKATAVPLAKAAARISLGATIAELREEGLLPADGDGGTLPMDAPISVKEAVMPWSRFRDIHGRGVDTILGPEMRSTGEVMGIDSVFGTAYAKSQAGAYGPLPTKGRAFISVANRDKRSMIFPARELVAHGFELLATSGTAEVLKRNGINATIVRKQSEGEGPNGEKTIVQLIHDGQVDLIVNTPYGTGGRLDGYDIRTAAVARGVPCLTTVQALAAAVQGIDALNHGGVGVRSLQEHAEHLTAARD, encoded by the coding sequence GTGCCTAAGCGCACCGATATCCAGTCCGTCCTGGTCATCGGCTCCGGCCCGATCGTCATCGGCCAGGCCGCCGAGTTTGATTACTCCGGCACCCAGGCGTGCCGGGTCCTCAAGTCCGAGGGCCTGCGCGTCATCCTGGTGAACTCCAACCCGGCGACGATCATGACCGATCCGGAGATCGCCGACGCCACGTACGTCGAGCCGATCACCCCCGACTTCGTCGAGAAGATCATCGCGAAGGAGCGCCCCGACGCGCTCCTGCCCACCCTGGGCGGCCAGACCGCGCTCAACACGGCGATCTCGCTGCACGAGAACGGTGTCCTGGACAAGTACGGCGTCGAGCTGATCGGCGCCAACGTCGAGGCGATCCACAAGGGCGAGGACCGCGACCAGTTCAAGACGGTCGTCGAGGCGGTCAAGGCCAGGATCGGCCACGGCGAGTCCGCCCGCTCGGTCATCTGCCACTCCATGGACGACGTCCTCAAGGGTGTGGAGACCCTCGGGGGCTACCCGGTCGTCGTGCGCCCCTCGTTCACCATGGGCGGCGCGGGCTCCGGCTTCGCGTACGACGAGGACGAGCTGCGCCGGATCGCGGGCCAGGGCCTGACGCTCTCGCCGACCACCGAGGTGCTCCTGGAGGAGTCCATCCTCGGCTGGAAGGAGTACGAGCTGGAGCTCATGCGCGACAAGCACGACAACGTCGTGGTCGTCTGCTCCATCGAGAACTTCGACCCGATGGGCGTGCACACCGGTGACTCGATCACCGTCGCGCCGGCGATGACGCTGACCGACCGCGAGTACCAGATCCTGCGCGACATCGGCATCGCGGTCATCCGCGAGGTCGGCGTGGACACCGGCGGCTGCAACATCCAGTTCGCGGTCAACCCCGACGACGGCCGGATCATCGTCATCGAGATGAACCCGCGGGTCTCCCGCTCCTCGGCCCTGGCGTCCAAGGCGACCGGTTTCCCGATCGCGAAGATCGCGGCCCGGCTCGCGGTCGGCTACACACTGGACGAGATCCCCAACGACATCACGGAGGAGACGCCCGCGTCCTTCGAGCCCACGCTCGACTACGTGGTCGTCAAGGCCCCGCGGTTCGCCTTCGAGAAGTTCCCGCAGGCCGACTCGACCCTGACGACCACCATGAAGTCGGTGGGCGAGGCCATGGCCATCGGCCGGAACTTCACGGAGGCGCTCCAGAAGGCGCTGCGCTCCCTGGAGAAGAAGGGCTCGCAGTTCGACTTCACCGGCCCCGTCGGCGACAAGGACGATCTGCTGGGTGAATCGGTCCGTCCCACCGACGGCCGGATCAACACCGTGATGCAGGCCATCCGCGCCGGAGCCACCCCGCAGGAGATCTTCGACGCCACGAAGATCGACCCGTGGTTCGTCGACCAGCTCTTCCTCATCAAGGAGCTCGCCGACGAGCTGGCCGAGGCCGAGGAGCTCGACCCCGAGCTGCTCGGCGAGGCCAAGCGGCACGGCTTCTCCGACGCCCAGATCGCCGCGGTCCGCGGTCTGCGCGAGGAGGTCGTCCGCGAGGTCCGGCACGCCCTGGGCATCCGCCCCGTCTACAAGACGGTCGACACCTGCGCCGCCGAATTCGCCGCGAAGACCCCGTACTTCTACTCCTCCTACGACGAGGAGAACGAGGTCGCGCCGCGCGAGAAGCCCGCCGTGATCATCCTCGGCTCCGGACCCAACCGCATCGGCCAGGGCATCGAGTTCGACTACTCCTGCGTCCACGCCTCCTTCGCGCTCAGCGACGCGGGCTACGAGACCGTGATGGTCAACTGCAACCCCGAGACCGTCTCCACCGACTACGACACCTCCGACCGGCTCTACTTCGAGCCGCTCACCCTGGAGGACGTCCTGGAGATCGTCCACGCCGAGACGCTCGCCGGCCCGGTCGCCGGTGTCGTCGTCCAGCTCGGCGGCCAGACCCCGCTGGGCCTGTCGCAGGCGCTGAAGGACAACGGCGTGCCGATCGTCGGCACGTCCCCGGAGGCCATCCACGCCGCCGAGGACCGCGGCGCCTTCGGCCGCGTCCTCGCCGACGCCGGGCTCCCGGCGCCCAAGCACGGCACCGCGACCACCTTCTCCGAGGCCAAGGCCATCGCCGACGAGATCGGCTACCCCGTCCTCGTACGCCCGTCCTACGTGCTCGGCGGCCGCGGCATGGAGATCGTCTACGACGAGACCCGCCTGCAGACCTACATCGCCGAGTCCACCGAGATCGGCCCCGACCGGCCGGTCCTCGTCGACCGCTTCCTCGACGACGCCATCGAGATCGACGTCGACGCCCTCTACGACGGCACCGAGCTCTACCTCGGCGGCGTCATGGAGCACATCGAGGAGGCCGGCATCCACTCCGGCGACTCGGCCTGCGCCCTCCCCCCGATCACCCTCGGCGGCTTCGACATCAAGCGGCTGCGCGCCTCCACCGAGGCAATCGCCCGCGGCGTCGGGGTCCGCGGACTGATCAACATCCAGTTCGCCATGGCCGGGGACATCCTCTACGTCCTGGAGGCCAACCCGCGCGCCTCCCGCACCGTCCCGTTCACCTCCAAGGCGACGGCCGTGCCGCTCGCCAAGGCGGCCGCCCGCATCTCGCTCGGCGCCACCATCGCCGAACTGCGCGAAGAGGGCCTGCTGCCCGCGGACGGCGACGGCGGCACGCTCCCCATGGACGCGCCGATCTCCGTCAAGGAGGCCGTCATGCCGTGGAGCCGCTTCCGCGACATCCACGGCCGGGGCGTCGACACCATCCTCGGCCCGGAGATGCGCTCCACCGGCGAGGTCATGGGCATCGACTCGGTCTTCGGCACGGCCTACGCCAAGTCCCAGGCAGGCGCCTACGGCCCGCTGCCCACCAAGGGACGCGCCTTCATCTCCGTCGCCAACCGCGACAAGCGCTCGATGATCTTCCCCGCGCGTGAGCTCGTCGCCCACGGCTTCGAACTCCTCGCCACCTCCGGCACCGCCGAGGTCCTCAAGCGCAACGGCATCAACGCCACGATCGTGCGCAAGCAGTCCGAGGGCGAGGGCCCGAACGGCGAGAAGACCATCGTCCAGCTCATCCACGACGGCCAGGTCGACCTCATCGTCAACACCCCGTACGGCACCGGCGGCCGTCTCGACGGCTACGACATCCGCACGGCGGCCGTCGCGCGCGGCGTCCCCTGCCTGACGACGGTCCAGGCGCTCGCCGCCGCCGTCCAGGGCATCGACGCGCTCAACCACGGCGGCGTGGGCGTGCGCTCACTCCAGGAACATGCGGAACACCTGACCGCGGCCCGCGACTAG
- the carA gene encoding glutamine-hydrolyzing carbamoyl-phosphate synthase small subunit: protein MTTSTRGTRVPAVLVLEDGRTFSGRAYGAVGATFGEAVFSTGMTGYQETLTDPSYHRQVVVMTAPHVGNTGVNDEDPESSRIWVSGYVVRDPARVPSNWRARRSLDEELRAQGVVGISGIDTRALTRHLRERGAMRVGIFSGNALPDEGTMLAEVRQSPEMTGADLSAEVATKETYVVPAIGEKRFTVAAVDLGIKGMTPHRMAERGIEVHVLPATASAEDVFAVGPDGVFFSNGPGDPATADGPVAVMQAVLERGTPLFGICFGNQILGRALGFGTYKLKYGHRGINQPVQDRTTGKVEVTAHNHGFAVDAPLDTVSETPYGRAEVSHVCLNDNVVEGLQLLDRPAFSVQYHPEAAAGPHDAAYLFDRFVSLMEGQRA, encoded by the coding sequence ATGACGACCTCCACCAGGGGAACACGCGTTCCCGCCGTACTCGTCCTGGAGGACGGCCGTACCTTCAGCGGCCGGGCCTACGGGGCCGTGGGGGCGACCTTCGGCGAGGCCGTGTTCTCCACCGGGATGACCGGCTACCAGGAGACCCTGACCGACCCGTCGTACCACCGCCAGGTCGTGGTGATGACCGCCCCGCACGTCGGCAACACCGGCGTCAACGACGAGGATCCGGAGTCGTCCCGCATCTGGGTGTCCGGATACGTCGTGCGCGACCCCGCCCGTGTGCCGTCCAACTGGCGGGCGAGGCGTTCGCTGGACGAGGAGCTCAGGGCGCAGGGCGTCGTCGGCATCAGCGGCATCGACACCCGTGCGCTGACCCGCCATCTGCGCGAGCGCGGTGCCATGCGGGTCGGGATCTTCTCCGGCAACGCGCTGCCCGACGAGGGCACGATGCTGGCCGAGGTGCGCCAGTCGCCGGAGATGACGGGCGCCGACCTGTCGGCCGAGGTCGCCACCAAGGAGACGTACGTGGTGCCGGCGATCGGTGAGAAGAGGTTCACCGTCGCCGCGGTCGACCTGGGCATCAAGGGCATGACCCCGCACCGGATGGCCGAGCGCGGCATCGAGGTGCACGTCCTGCCGGCCACGGCGAGCGCCGAGGACGTGTTCGCCGTCGGCCCCGACGGGGTGTTCTTCTCCAACGGTCCGGGTGACCCGGCCACCGCGGACGGCCCCGTGGCCGTCATGCAGGCCGTGCTGGAGCGGGGGACCCCGCTCTTCGGTATCTGCTTCGGCAACCAGATCCTGGGCCGTGCCCTGGGCTTCGGCACGTACAAGCTGAAGTACGGCCACCGCGGCATCAACCAGCCGGTGCAGGACCGTACGACCGGCAAGGTCGAGGTCACCGCGCACAACCACGGCTTCGCCGTGGACGCCCCGCTCGACACGGTCTCCGAGACCCCCTACGGCCGCGCCGAGGTCTCCCACGTCTGCCTCAACGACAACGTGGTGGAGGGCCTCCAGCTGCTCGACCGGCCGGCCTTCAGCGTCCAGTACCACCCCGAAGCCGCAGCGGGACCGCACGACGCCGCGTACCTGTTCGACCGCTTCGTATCCCTGATGGAGGGCCAGCGTGCCTAA
- a CDS encoding dihydroorotase: protein MSKILIRGAQVLGGDPQDVLIDGETIAQVGESLEAGDATVVEAEGKILLPGLVDLHTHLREPGREDSETVLTGTRAAASGGFTAVFAMANTFPVADTAGVVEQVWRLGKEHGYCDVQPIGAVTVGLEGKKLAELGAMHDSAAGVTVFSDDGKCVDDAVIMRRALEYVKAFGGVVAQHAQEPRLTEGAQMNEGVVSAELGLGGWPAVAEESIIARDVLLAEHVGSRVHICHLSTAGSVEIVRWAKSRGIDVTAEVTPHHLLLTDELVRTYNPVYKVNPPLRTERDVMALREALADGTIDIVATDHAPHPHEDKDCEWAAAAMGMVGLETALSVVQQTMVETGLLTWEGVADRMSFAPARIGRAEGHGRPVSAGEPANLTLLDPAYRGSVDPAGFASRSRNTPYEGRELPGRVTHTFLRGRATLMDGKLA, encoded by the coding sequence ATGAGCAAGATCCTGATTCGTGGCGCGCAGGTGCTCGGCGGCGACCCGCAGGACGTCCTGATCGACGGCGAGACCATCGCTCAGGTGGGTGAAAGCCTCGAAGCCGGCGACGCCACCGTCGTCGAGGCCGAGGGCAAGATCCTGCTCCCCGGCCTGGTCGACCTGCACACCCATCTGCGTGAGCCGGGCCGCGAGGACTCCGAGACCGTCCTCACCGGCACCCGCGCCGCCGCGAGCGGCGGCTTCACGGCCGTCTTCGCCATGGCCAACACCTTCCCCGTCGCCGACACCGCCGGCGTGGTCGAGCAGGTCTGGCGCCTCGGCAAGGAGCACGGCTACTGCGACGTCCAGCCCATCGGCGCCGTCACCGTCGGCCTTGAGGGCAAGAAGCTCGCCGAGCTCGGCGCCATGCACGACTCCGCCGCGGGCGTCACCGTCTTCTCCGACGACGGCAAGTGCGTCGACGACGCCGTGATCATGCGCCGCGCGCTGGAGTACGTGAAGGCGTTCGGCGGCGTCGTCGCCCAGCACGCCCAGGAGCCCCGCCTCACCGAGGGCGCCCAGATGAACGAGGGCGTCGTCTCCGCCGAGCTGGGCCTCGGCGGCTGGCCCGCCGTCGCGGAGGAGTCGATCATCGCCCGCGACGTCCTCCTCGCCGAGCACGTCGGCTCCCGCGTCCACATCTGCCACCTGTCGACCGCCGGCTCCGTCGAGATCGTCCGCTGGGCCAAGTCCCGCGGCATCGACGTCACCGCCGAGGTCACCCCGCACCACCTCCTCCTCACCGACGAGCTGGTCCGCACGTACAACCCGGTCTACAAGGTCAATCCGCCGCTGCGCACCGAGCGCGACGTCATGGCGCTGCGCGAGGCCCTCGCCGACGGCACGATCGACATCGTCGCCACGGACCACGCCCCGCACCCGCACGAGGACAAGGACTGCGAGTGGGCCGCCGCCGCGATGGGCATGGTCGGCCTGGAGACCGCCCTGTCCGTCGTGCAGCAGACGATGGTCGAGACGGGGCTGCTGACCTGGGAGGGCGTCGCCGACCGCATGTCCTTCGCGCCCGCCAGGATCGGGCGCGCCGAGGGCCACGGCCGCCCCGTCTCGGCTGGTGAGCCCGCCAACCTCACCCTGCTCGATCCGGCATACCGTGGAAGCGTGGACCCCGCGGGCTTCGCCTCCCGCAGCCGCAACACCCCCTACGAGGGCCGCGAGCTGCCGGGTCGCGTCACCCACACCTTCCTGCGGGGCCGGGCGACGCTCATGGACGGGAAGCTGGCGTGA
- a CDS encoding aspartate carbamoyltransferase catalytic subunit, with amino-acid sequence MKRHLISAADLTRDDAVLILDTAEEMARVADRPIKKLPTLRGRTVVNLFFEDSTRTRISFEAAAKRLSADVINFSAKGSSVSKGESLKDTALTLEAMGADAVVIRHHASGAPYRLANSGWIDGAVVNAGDGTHEHPTQALLDAFTMRRRLVGRDAGTGRDLEGRRITIVGDILHSRVARSNVHLLTTLGAHVTLVAPPTLVPVGVGSWPCDVSYDLDDVLPKSDAVMMLRVQRERMNAAFFPTEREYSRRYGLDGDRMARMPEHAVVMHPGPMNRGMEITAEVADSDRCTAVEQVANGVSIRMAVLYLLLGGAVFDSDTAPAVTHSRTEENK; translated from the coding sequence ATGAAGCGCCACCTCATCTCGGCCGCCGACCTCACCCGCGACGACGCCGTCCTCATCCTCGACACCGCCGAGGAGATGGCCCGGGTCGCCGACCGGCCGATCAAGAAGCTGCCCACCCTGCGCGGCCGCACCGTCGTCAACCTCTTCTTCGAGGACTCCACGCGGACCCGGATCTCCTTCGAGGCCGCCGCCAAGCGCCTCTCCGCCGACGTCATCAACTTCTCCGCCAAGGGGTCGTCGGTCTCCAAGGGCGAGTCCCTGAAGGACACCGCGCTGACCCTGGAGGCGATGGGCGCCGACGCCGTCGTCATCCGCCACCACGCCTCCGGCGCCCCCTACCGCCTCGCCAACTCGGGGTGGATCGACGGCGCGGTCGTCAACGCGGGCGACGGCACCCACGAGCACCCCACCCAGGCCCTGCTGGACGCCTTCACCATGCGCCGCCGCCTCGTCGGCCGGGACGCGGGCACAGGACGCGACCTGGAAGGCCGCCGCATCACCATCGTGGGCGACATCCTGCACAGCCGCGTCGCCCGCTCCAACGTGCACCTGCTGACCACGCTCGGCGCCCACGTCACCCTGGTCGCCCCGCCCACGCTGGTGCCGGTCGGGGTCGGCAGCTGGCCGTGCGACGTGTCGTACGACCTCGACGACGTGCTGCCCAAGTCCGACGCCGTGATGATGCTGCGCGTGCAGCGGGAGCGGATGAACGCCGCCTTCTTCCCGACCGAGCGCGAGTACTCGCGCCGCTACGGCCTGGACGGCGACCGGATGGCCCGGATGCCCGAGCACGCCGTCGTCATGCACCCCGGCCCGATGAACCGCGGTATGGAGATCACCGCCGAGGTCGCGGACTCCGACCGCTGCACCGCCGTCGAGCAGGTCGCCAACGGCGTCAGCATCCGGATGGCCGTGCTCTACCTGCTTCTGGGCGGCGCTGTGTTCGATTCGGACACCGCGCCCGCCGTCACCCACTCGCGCACCGAGGAGAACAAGTGA
- the pyrR gene encoding bifunctional pyr operon transcriptional regulator/uracil phosphoribosyltransferase PyrR — protein sequence MDTHNSDVARPVLEGPDIARVLTRIAHEIVERAKGAEDVVLLGIPTRGIHLARRLGDKLAEITGRAVPVGSLDITMYRDDLRLRPARALARTDIPADGIDGRLVVLVDDVLFSGRTIRAALDALNDIGRPRAVQLAVLVDRGHRELPIRADYVGKNLPTSLRETVKVHLAEEDGRDTVLLGVRETAPAGEQ from the coding sequence ATGGACACGCACAACTCCGATGTCGCACGCCCCGTTCTTGAGGGCCCCGACATCGCGCGGGTACTGACCCGCATCGCCCACGAGATCGTCGAGCGCGCCAAGGGCGCCGAAGACGTGGTGCTCCTCGGCATCCCGACGCGCGGAATCCATCTTGCCCGCAGGCTCGGCGACAAGCTCGCCGAGATCACTGGCCGCGCCGTCCCCGTCGGTTCTCTCGACATCACCATGTACCGCGACGACCTGCGGCTCCGTCCGGCCCGCGCCCTCGCGCGCACGGACATCCCGGCCGACGGCATCGACGGCCGACTGGTCGTCCTCGTCGACGACGTGCTCTTCTCCGGGCGCACGATCCGCGCCGCCCTCGACGCGCTGAACGACATCGGCCGGCCCCGAGCCGTCCAGCTCGCCGTCCTCGTCGACCGCGGCCACCGCGAACTGCCCATCCGAGCCGACTACGTCGGCAAGAACCTCCCGACGTCGCTGCGGGAGACGGTCAAGGTCCACCTCGCCGAGGAGGACGGTCGCGACACCGTGCTGCTCGGCGTCCGTGAGACCGCCCCGGCCGGCGAGCAGTAG
- the bldD gene encoding transcriptional regulator BldD: MSSEYAKQLGAKLRAIRTQQGLSLHGVEEKSQGRWKAVVVGSYERGDRAVTVQRLAELADFYGVPVQELLPGTTPGGAAEPPPKLVLDLERLAHVPAEKAGPLQRYAATIQSQRGDYNGKVLSIRQDDLRTLAVIYDQSPSVLTEQLISWGVLDADARRAVAHEEG; this comes from the coding sequence ATGTCCAGCGAATACGCAAAACAGCTCGGGGCCAAGCTCCGCGCCATCCGTACCCAGCAGGGGCTCTCGCTCCACGGGGTGGAGGAGAAGTCCCAGGGCCGCTGGAAGGCCGTCGTCGTCGGGTCGTACGAGCGCGGTGACCGCGCCGTCACCGTGCAGCGACTGGCCGAGCTGGCCGACTTCTACGGCGTCCCGGTGCAGGAGCTCCTTCCTGGCACCACGCCCGGGGGCGCGGCCGAGCCGCCGCCGAAGCTCGTTCTGGACCTGGAGCGCCTCGCCCACGTCCCCGCGGAGAAGGCCGGCCCGCTGCAGCGCTATGCGGCGACGATCCAGTCGCAGCGCGGTGACTACAACGGCAAGGTGCTCTCGATCCGCCAGGACGACCTGCGCACGCTCGCGGTCATCTACGACCAGTCGCCCTCGGTCCTCACCGAGCAGCTGATCAGCTGGGGCGTCCTGGACGCGGACGCGCGCCGAGCGGTCGCCCACGAGGAGGGCTGA
- the nusB gene encoding transcription antitermination factor NusB — protein sequence MAARNKARKRAFQILFEADQRGASVREVLADWIRHSRSDDRQPPVSEYTMELVEGYAGHADRIDELISTYAVGWTLDRMPVVDRNILRLGAYELVWVDETPDAVVIDEAVQLAKEFSTDDSPSFVNGMLARLKDLKPSLRREA from the coding sequence GTGGCTGCCCGCAACAAGGCCCGCAAGCGTGCCTTCCAGATCCTGTTCGAGGCCGACCAGCGCGGTGCCTCCGTGCGGGAGGTCCTCGCGGACTGGATCCGGCACTCGCGGTCCGACGACCGTCAGCCGCCGGTCAGCGAGTACACGATGGAGCTGGTCGAGGGGTACGCGGGGCACGCGGACCGGATCGACGAGCTCATCTCCACGTACGCGGTCGGCTGGACGCTCGACCGGATGCCGGTCGTCGACCGGAACATCCTGCGTCTGGGCGCCTACGAACTGGTGTGGGTGGACGAGACCCCGGACGCGGTGGTGATCGACGAGGCGGTGCAGCTGGCGAAGGAGTTCTCCACGGACGACTCGCCGTCCTTCGTGAACGGCATGCTTGCCCGTCTCAAGGACCTGAAGCCGAGCCTGCGCCGCGAGGCGTGA
- the efp gene encoding elongation factor P, translated as MASTNDLKNGMVLKLDNDQLWSVVEFQHVKPGKGPAFVRTKLKNVLSGKIVDKTFNAGVKVETATVDRRDMQFSYMDGEYFVFMDMQTYDQLLVSRTAVGDAANFLIEGFTATVATHEGEVLYVELPAAVELVIQETEPGVQGDRSTGGTKPATLETGYIIQVPLFITTGEKIKVDTRSGDYLGRVNG; from the coding sequence GTGGCTTCCACGAACGACCTCAAGAACGGCATGGTGCTCAAGCTCGACAACGACCAGCTGTGGTCCGTCGTCGAGTTCCAGCACGTCAAGCCCGGCAAGGGCCCGGCCTTCGTGCGCACCAAGCTCAAGAACGTGCTGTCCGGCAAGATCGTCGACAAGACGTTCAACGCCGGTGTGAAGGTCGAGACGGCCACCGTCGACCGCCGCGACATGCAGTTCTCGTACATGGACGGCGAGTACTTCGTCTTCATGGACATGCAGACGTACGACCAGCTGCTCGTGTCGCGCACGGCCGTCGGCGACGCCGCGAACTTCCTCATCGAGGGCTTCACCGCCACCGTCGCCACGCACGAGGGCGAGGTGCTCTACGTCGAGCTCCCGGCCGCCGTCGAGCTGGTCATCCAGGAGACCGAGCCCGGCGTCCAGGGCGACCGCTCCACCGGTGGCACCAAGCCCGCCACCCTGGAGACCGGCTACATCATCCAGGTCCCGCTCTTCATCACCACCGGTGAGAAGATCAAGGTCGACACCCGTTCCGGCGACTACCTCGGCCGGGTGAACGGCTAA
- a CDS encoding aminopeptidase P family protein: MSEVFAARRARLRDRFAAAGTAAALVSRPANVRYLAGGAPPGAVLLLGPGGSAADTLVCPCTPNGDPVDGRLDEALRQTVLPSHGGDPAVAAAQIAGVAGADSLAVEEHHLTVARHRALGSVAPRLGLADLGGAIEQQRMVKDEDEIACIRIAAEIADQALGELLESILVGRTERHLALELERRLVDHGADGAAFPTSVATGPNAGLGGHRPSDRRVEEGDFLTVCLGANYRGYRCEIGRTFVIGTTPADWQIDLYELVFAAQRAGREALAPGAEYRDVDRAARQVLNAAGHGEGLAPSTGHGVGLEIDEDPQLAPAAMGKLDACVPVTVEPGVHLPGRGGVRIDDTLVVRQEADGGPELLTITTKELLAL, from the coding sequence ATGTCCGAGGTGTTCGCTGCTCGCCGTGCGAGGTTGCGAGACCGGTTCGCGGCCGCCGGGACCGCCGCTGCGCTGGTGTCGCGGCCCGCCAATGTCCGGTATCTCGCCGGGGGAGCACCCCCGGGAGCCGTGCTGCTGCTGGGGCCAGGAGGCTCCGCCGCCGACACGCTCGTCTGCCCGTGCACCCCCAACGGCGACCCCGTGGACGGCCGCCTCGACGAGGCGCTGCGCCAGACGGTCCTGCCCAGCCACGGGGGCGACCCCGCCGTGGCCGCCGCCCAGATCGCCGGGGTGGCCGGGGCCGACTCCCTCGCCGTCGAGGAGCACCACCTCACCGTCGCCCGACATCGCGCGCTGGGCTCCGTCGCGCCCCGGCTCGGCCTCGCCGACCTCGGCGGCGCCATCGAGCAGCAGCGGATGGTCAAGGACGAGGACGAGATCGCCTGTATCCGCATCGCCGCCGAGATCGCCGACCAGGCCCTCGGCGAGCTGCTCGAATCCATCCTCGTCGGCCGCACCGAGCGGCACCTCGCCCTGGAGCTGGAGCGCCGGCTCGTCGACCACGGTGCCGACGGCGCCGCCTTCCCCACCTCCGTCGCCACCGGACCCAACGCCGGACTCGGCGGCCACCGCCCCTCCGACCGGCGCGTGGAGGAGGGCGACTTCCTCACCGTCTGCCTCGGCGCCAACTACCGCGGATACCGCTGCGAGATCGGCCGCACCTTCGTCATCGGCACGACGCCCGCCGACTGGCAGATCGACCTGTACGAGCTGGTCTTCGCCGCTCAGCGGGCCGGCCGTGAGGCGCTCGCCCCCGGCGCCGAGTACCGCGACGTGGACCGCGCGGCCCGCCAGGTGCTGAACGCGGCGGGCCACGGCGAGGGCCTCGCACCCTCCACCGGGCACGGTGTCGGGCTCGAAATCGACGAGGACCCTCAGCTGGCACCTGCGGCCATGGGTAAACTGGACGCTTGTGTGCCGGTCACCGTCGAACCGGGGGTTCACCTCCCTGGCCGGGGCGGGGTCCGGATCGATGACACGCTCGTCGTACGCCAGGAGGCGGACGGCGGACCCGAGCTACTCACCATCACGACCAAGGAGCTGCTCGCGCTCTAG